In one Dreissena polymorpha isolate Duluth1 chromosome 7, UMN_Dpol_1.0, whole genome shotgun sequence genomic region, the following are encoded:
- the LOC127837796 gene encoding uncharacterized protein LOC127837796 isoform X1 codes for MDIFKKGLLYQPFYQNMRALKMDDKDEAISEVLEKLNGRPLFVNITYSANYNMHDRFLTTTSAGLDIEVVGSSKDGLKTARFYDVGDVDILVYSRIFFDAHDEATFEFRSDNPLFFHIPHPRQIQNTTLVDGKYLNARWVRLFVTSMFGVDEKQTFRRSTYSIMPKGVQTSDLKCATTETINFADQVFDPVYKAPDSFIDHHHVFVWNTEHIVFAYLLYTCNSEKVEFVREMLYGAEHLLEKGSGLRSTLKDRFGQLKQDFQKAFFGVHDLLYFKSDEFQNLLTQTVDEAVSDPSVSAEGGVKPHGEYSADKVPAIRCRAWPRTAKSFITRRRVWPPKEVVDEIVAEGFRIVPKSAILDPFPLKDFILSFSHADVRLVRLLPEEARVAYRLVKIFFKCGNVAMRTKTR; via the coding sequence ATGGACATCTTTAAGAAAGGACTACTTTATCAACCATTTTACCAGAATATGCGTGCATTAAAAATGGATGACAAGGATGAAGCAATCAGCGAGGTGTTGGAAAAACTGAATGGCAGACCATTGTTCGTTAACATTACATATTCTGCCAATTATAATATGCACGATCGTTTCCTGACGACCACTTCAGCAGGCCTAGATATAGAGGTGGTAGGGAGTTCGAAAGATGGCCTGAAAACAGCGCGCTTTTATGACGTAGGCGATGTTGACATTCTCGTTTACTCCAGAATATTTTTTGACGCACACGACGAAGCCACCTTCGAGTTCAGGTCTGATAATCCTCTGTTTTTCCATATACCGCACCCAAGACAGATACAGAACACAACCCTTGTAGATGGAAAATATTTGAACGCGAGGTGGGTTCGACTTTTTGTTACCAGTATGTTTGGAGTCGACGAAAAGCAGACTTTTCGCAGATCTACTTACTCCATAATGCCTAAAGGTGTCCAAACTTCGGATTTGAAATGCGCAACCACGGAGACTATCAATTTTGCAGATCAGGTCTTTGACCCGGTTTATAAGGCCCCCGATTCGTTCATTGACCATCACCATGTGTTTGTATGGAATACGGAACATATCGTGTTTGCCTACTTGTTGTACACATGCAACAGTGAGAAAGTGGAGTTCGTAAGAGAGATGCTGTATGGAGCCGAGCATTTACTGGAGAAGGGCAGTGGGCTCCGTTCGACCCTTAAAGACCGATTTGGGCAACTGAAGCAGGACTTCCAAAAAGCTTTCTTTGGCGTTCACGATTTGCTGTATTTCAAAAGCGACGAGTTTCAAAACCTCCTTACTCAGACGGTAGACGAGGCAGTTTCAGACCCTAGCGTCTCTGCTGAAGGAGGCGTGAAACCACACGGGGAATATTCCGCGGACAAGGTACCCGCAATACGTTGTCGAGCCTGGCCTCGGACAGCAAAGTCTTTCATAACACGCCGACGAGTTTGGCCGCCGAAAGAGGTCGTTGACGAAATTGTGGCTGAAGGCTTTCGTATCGTTCCTAAGTCGGCTATACTGGATCCTTTTCCTCTGAAGGACTTCATTCTGTCGTTTTCGCATGCGGACGTGCGGCTGGTACGGCTTCTTCCTGAAGAGGCCCGGGTCGCTTATCGCCTCGTCAAGATCTTCTTCAAGTGTGGAAACGTTGCTATGAGGACAAAAACACGCTGA
- the LOC127837796 gene encoding uncharacterized protein LOC127837796 isoform X2: MRWLLSYLINVLEKGFFPSFYVEGSNHICHFTKEDCAAHIELFGKIQRNPANFVKVVVDNELEYNRLTMREDSFKTIQDPKNINSFTWMQLIKLTSASQSELDGYDPDAIVNRGFDAYRQLHLVDPFNTTPHDNVYIGTTITMKELRNVEVFLQTVTQLEMNLFAVLETDIDNEIVHFSEEWMLEETLKKLYPQYDKTADLAYGDHALAVAKLRLKYYRSVYHALCGMLKIACYQKDAAFGNYDVRYIVHLVKELINYFRFTDENVDDLFHSLFFFCHFTRLRHHRLTITDQMLRSIREFLQEADILMTVYFNTRLSYPQPYIVTGIVDLLGECFPRRTETGNAGGCPPCRSAVS, from the coding sequence ATGCGTTGGCTACTTTCATATCTCATCAATGTTTTGGAGAAGGGATTTTTTCCATCATTTTACGTGGAGGGAAGCAATCACATCTGCCATTTTACTAAGGAAGATTGTGCCGCTCATATTGAACTGTTTGGCAAGATACAAAGAAATCCGGCAAACTTCGTGAAAGTTGTTGTTGACAATGAATTGGAGTACAACCGTTTAACAATGCGAGAAGATTCATTCAAAACCATACAGGATCCTAAAAATATCAACAGCTTTACCTGGATGCAGCTTATTAAATTAACGAGTGCGTCACAAAGTGAATTGGACGGCTACGATCCAGATGCGATTGTTAATCGTGGTTTTGACGCTTACCGGCAACTTCATCTTGTGGATCCGTTCAACACAACCCCCCATGACAACGTCTACATCGGGACCACAATAACGATGAAAGAGCTTCGTAACGTTGAGGTATTTCTCCAGACGGTAACACAGTTGGAAATGAATCTGTTCGCTGTGTTGGAAACGGACATTGACAACGAAATCGTTCATTTTTCAGAGGAGTGGATGCTAGAAGAAACGTTGAAGAAACTGTATCCGCAGTATGACAAGACAGCAGACTTGGCGTACGGTGATCACGCGCTCGCTGTCGCAAAACTTCGCCTGAAATACTACCGCAGTGTGTACCATGCCCTGTGCGGCATGCTCAAGATCGCTTGTTACCAGAAAGACGCGGCTTTCGGAAACTACGACGTCAGGTACATCGTACATCTCGTGAAGGAGTTGATCAACTATTTCAGATTCACTGACGAGAACGTGGACGACCTGTTCCACTCCCTGTTCTTCTTCTGCCACTTTACGAGGCTGCGCCACCACAGACTGACTATCACCGACCAGATGCTACGCAGCATACGTGAGTTTCTCCAAGAAGCAGATATCCTGATGACCGTGTATTTTAATACGAGGCTTTCCTATCCACAGCCGTACATCGTCACTGGAATAGTCGACCTTCTAGGCGAGTGCTTCCCGCGGCGCACAGAGACCGGCAATGCCGGCGGATGTCCCCCATGTCGATCGGCGGTGTCTTGA
- the LOC127837816 gene encoding uncharacterized protein LOC127837816 isoform X1: MISIWMSCLVTFSSLRLYTVADRIPVLDTLERIAIFGTDASTDLPEYQSVVVHLFNGTEHSDVDVKQFRNRPPTQQYRVSFGNETFTIICIYSRQKIVPCNFIECLLQ, translated from the exons ATGATTTCTATTTGGATGTCTTGTTTGGTCACTTTCTCGTCGTTACGG CTGTATACAGTAGCGGACAGAATACCTGTGTTAGACACTCTAGAGAGAATTGCCATCTTTGGGACCGATGCCTCCACTGAct TGCCGGAATACCAGTCGGTTGTCGTGCATCTCTTTAACGGAACGGAACATTCCGACGTCGACGTCAAGCAATTCCGGAACCGGCCGCCAACACAGCAGTACCGAGTGTCGTTCGGCAACGAAACGTTCACGATCATCTGCATTTACAGTAGacaaaaaatcgttccatgtaacttcattgagtgccttttacaatga